One genomic segment of Brevibacillus laterosporus LMG 15441 includes these proteins:
- a CDS encoding C40 family peptidase yields the protein MNKKITSKRNNQPTGCIIGRNIIATAEQYLGIPYKYCSSRKEKTTMDCSGFTMWAYKEGAGINLGAGGARSQYKQGTPIPRSKLRVGDLVFFSTKKTMKYPKKSINRIGHVGIYAGNNQVLHIYGKEGVKYSNMSKGWWNNHYERAARYLHRE from the coding sequence ATGAATAAAAAAATAACATCGAAAAGGAATAATCAGCCTACCGGTTGTATAATTGGTCGAAATATTATTGCAACAGCAGAACAATATTTAGGGATACCATACAAATATTGTTCTAGTCGTAAAGAAAAGACAACGATGGATTGCTCTGGTTTTACAATGTGGGCTTATAAAGAAGGAGCAGGGATTAACTTAGGCGCAGGCGGGGCACGCTCCCAATATAAACAAGGAACTCCCATTCCTCGAAGTAAATTGCGAGTCGGTGATCTCGTATTTTTTTCGACAAAGAAAACCATGAAATATCCCAAAAAATCCATTAACCGTATTGGTCACGTAGGAATTTACGCTGGAAACAATCAGGTTCTACATATATATGGAAAGGAAGGTGTTAAGTACAGCAATATGTCTAAGGGTTGGTGGAATAACCACTATGAAAGAGCAGCGCGTTACTTACACAGAGAATAA
- a CDS encoding response regulator transcription factor, with translation MSPTDSKGSFLLVEDEKNLARYLQLELMNEGYNVEICYDGAIGLEKALHNEYDLILLDVMIPQISGIEVCRRIRDTGSEVPIIMLTARNEVQDIVAGLDSGANDYLTKPFAIEELFARIRANLRPVVSKNQEILHIGSLEIQVQNRRVFRETKEILLTPREFDLLLYLANHQGQALTREQLLTAVWGFDFMGNTNVVDVYIRYLRNKIERKRAKKLIHTIRGVGYSLRVE, from the coding sequence ATGAGTCCGACAGATAGCAAAGGGAGCTTTCTCTTAGTTGAAGATGAAAAAAATCTTGCACGTTATTTACAATTGGAATTAATGAATGAAGGATATAATGTTGAGATTTGCTATGATGGGGCGATCGGGCTTGAAAAAGCATTACATAATGAATACGACCTCATTCTGTTGGATGTCATGATTCCCCAAATTTCCGGCATTGAAGTGTGTCGGCGTATCCGAGATACAGGAAGTGAGGTACCGATCATCATGCTTACGGCACGTAATGAGGTTCAGGATATTGTAGCTGGACTAGACAGTGGTGCTAATGATTATTTAACTAAGCCCTTTGCTATCGAGGAGTTATTTGCTCGTATCCGTGCTAATCTTCGCCCGGTTGTTTCCAAGAATCAGGAAATACTACACATCGGTTCACTGGAAATTCAAGTACAGAACCGGCGTGTATTCCGTGAAACGAAGGAAATTTTATTAACCCCACGAGAATTTGATTTATTGCTGTACTTAGCTAATCATCAAGGTCAAGCTTTAACCCGCGAACAATTATTGACGGCAGTTTGGGGATTCGACTTTATGGGCAATACCAATGTAGTCGATGTGTATATCCGCTATCTACGCAATAAGATTGAACGAAAACGAGCCAAAAAATTAATCCATACCATTCGTGGAGTTGGCTACAGTTTACGGGTGGAATAA
- a CDS encoding sensor histidine kinase, producing the protein MRKQVTRRLPTSLTWRLTVILTTAMTLFLLFMNLFVYMSTSNLVYQYEQKQLQKKVVTILNELQKATLGHKTTNLQVVKDVLLKYADVHQAILLETSTNKTLASVIGTGWTEEDLRNQENVISSMQTVQLPGFPDVLLLTIIQDNEQLRPIFRILIQILCWSAVATFIISAIGVYQLTQIGLQPLTQLIEQIRKKEAEDLRSRLPVITNDAEIKDLVLAFNSLLDRVEDAFSKQQQFIADASHEFKTPLAIIEGYARLLQRWGKHNPEVRDEALSAMLQECSRLFELIEDLLSLAKLQDNPSKEPLFATQDMVPLLEEIRTTWTTLFPKHLSLHFSWNAPLTLPMNPGKIRQLFDILLDNAKKYTEEGFVEVHVFSTDAWVEIHIKDTGVGIPDAELANVFQRFYRVDKSRTREKGGSGLGLSIAKSIVDLHHGRIEMRRTPTGGTEVVVWLPC; encoded by the coding sequence ATGCGAAAACAAGTTACTAGACGCCTGCCAACTTCTTTAACTTGGCGATTAACCGTTATTTTAACCACTGCAATGACTCTGTTTTTGTTATTTATGAATTTGTTTGTCTACATGTCTACTAGTAATTTGGTTTATCAATATGAACAAAAGCAATTGCAAAAGAAGGTTGTTACCATTTTAAATGAGTTGCAAAAAGCTACTTTGGGTCATAAAACCACTAACCTTCAAGTTGTAAAGGATGTACTGTTGAAATATGCTGATGTTCATCAAGCGATTCTATTAGAAACCTCCACTAACAAAACCCTAGCATCTGTGATTGGTACTGGCTGGACAGAAGAAGATTTACGTAATCAAGAAAATGTAATTAGCTCAATGCAAACGGTTCAATTACCTGGTTTTCCAGATGTCCTTTTGCTAACCATCATTCAGGATAATGAACAACTCCGTCCCATTTTTCGCATCCTTATCCAGATTCTCTGCTGGTCTGCTGTCGCTACCTTTATCATTTCAGCCATCGGTGTCTATCAATTGACCCAAATTGGATTACAGCCGTTAACCCAACTAATTGAGCAAATTCGTAAAAAAGAAGCTGAGGATTTACGCTCACGCCTTCCCGTCATCACCAATGATGCTGAAATCAAAGATTTAGTCCTAGCTTTCAACTCTCTATTGGATCGTGTTGAGGATGCCTTCAGTAAACAACAACAATTTATTGCAGATGCATCTCATGAATTTAAAACGCCACTTGCTATCATCGAAGGCTATGCACGCCTTTTGCAACGCTGGGGAAAGCATAATCCCGAGGTAAGGGATGAGGCGCTTTCTGCCATGCTTCAAGAATGCTCGCGTCTTTTTGAGTTGATTGAAGATCTACTATCGCTTGCTAAATTACAAGATAATCCCTCTAAGGAACCCTTATTTGCCACACAGGATATGGTTCCCTTGTTAGAAGAAATCCGTACAACATGGACAACGCTCTTTCCTAAACACCTTTCGCTTCACTTTTCATGGAATGCACCACTAACATTACCCATGAATCCAGGTAAAATCCGTCAACTTTTTGATATTTTATTAGATAATGCCAAGAAATACACAGAGGAGGGCTTTGTTGAAGTCCATGTCTTTTCCACTGACGCCTGGGTCGAGATACATATAAAAGACACTGGTGTAGGAATTCCTGACGCAGAACTTGCAAACGTATTTCAACGGTTTTATCGAGTAGATAAATCTCGGACTCGTGAAAAAGGTGGTAGCGGATTAGGCTTATCAATTGCCAAATCAATTGTTGATTTACATCATGGACGAATTGAGATGCGTAGAACGCCTACAGGCGGAACGGAGGTTGTGGTTTGGCTCCCCTGTTAA
- a CDS encoding CHRD domain-containing protein yields the protein MTIQFQAKLRGSEEVPPVLTNASGTATFQLSADNSRLDFRLSLHDLRDLTQAHIHIGVRGVNGPIVVFLFGPVQRGISVCDAVVTGSITSADLVGPLQGRTLAELIQLMLRGETYVNAHTTQHPGGEIRGQVRRVEKVCICKC from the coding sequence ATGACAATACAATTCCAAGCTAAGCTACGAGGCTCTGAGGAAGTCCCACCTGTTCTCACAAATGCTTCTGGGACCGCTACGTTCCAGCTTAGTGCAGATAATAGCAGACTTGATTTCCGTTTATCGTTACATGATTTACGTGACCTGACCCAAGCCCATATTCATATCGGGGTTAGAGGTGTTAATGGGCCGATAGTGGTATTTCTTTTTGGACCGGTACAACGTGGAATTAGTGTATGTGATGCCGTTGTGACTGGATCCATTACTAGTGCAGATTTGGTTGGTCCGCTCCAAGGAAGAACACTTGCGGAATTAATCCAGCTGATGCTAAGAGGAGAAACCTATGTAAATGCCCATACCACTCAACACCCTGGTGGGGAAATACGTGGTCAGGTTCGCAGAGTTGAAAAAGTTTGTATTTGTAAATGCTAG
- the yidC gene encoding membrane protein insertase YidC, whose protein sequence is MKAVRKSLPVFLFGAVVLLLSGCSNTAPITSDSPGIWDHFFVYPFSWLIQNVASLTDGNYGLAIVIMTLLIRTLLLPLMMKQMKSGAAMKKLQPQIDKLKKKYSNSNQDPKQAQKMQMEMMELYKASGVNPMAGCLPALVQMPILMAFYFAIRRTPEIADHSFMWFNLGHADPFYILPLLAAATTFFQTMLSMKMTPTMGANNMKMFYYMMPIMIFMAGMNLPAALPLYWVVGGVFSLVQTYFLNKVYHVPLTSSTSAK, encoded by the coding sequence ATGAAAGCTGTACGTAAATCATTACCTGTATTTTTATTTGGTGCTGTGGTGTTATTGCTGAGCGGATGTAGCAATACAGCTCCGATAACATCAGATAGTCCTGGTATCTGGGATCACTTTTTTGTTTATCCATTTTCATGGTTAATCCAAAACGTTGCTAGCTTAACAGATGGGAATTATGGGCTAGCGATTGTCATTATGACGCTGTTGATTCGAACACTTTTATTGCCTCTCATGATGAAGCAAATGAAAAGTGGGGCTGCCATGAAAAAGCTGCAACCACAGATTGATAAACTGAAAAAAAAGTATAGTAATTCCAATCAGGACCCTAAACAAGCCCAAAAAATGCAAATGGAAATGATGGAATTGTACAAAGCAAGCGGAGTTAATCCAATGGCGGGCTGTCTCCCTGCTCTGGTTCAAATGCCGATCCTAATGGCATTTTACTTCGCGATTCGTCGTACACCAGAGATTGCTGACCATTCATTTATGTGGTTTAACTTAGGACATGCCGATCCATTTTATATCTTGCCTTTACTAGCAGCAGCGACAACCTTTTTCCAAACGATGCTGTCAATGAAAATGACTCCTACCATGGGAGCTAATAATATGAAAATGTTCTATTACATGATGCCGATCATGATCTTTATGGCTGGAATGAATTTGCCAGCAGCCCTTCCATTATATTGGGTCGTGGGTGGAGTATTTTCGCTCGTGCAAACCTATTTTTTAAATAAGGTTTATCATGTACCGCTAACTTCTTCTACAAGTGCAAAATAA
- a CDS encoding divergent polysaccharide deacetylase family protein, producing MPLHILTKNVVKVGLSMWIASKLGIVLMLCGALVSSSVTASEQKIPDPMKTRKVALIIDDFGNNMRGTEEILNLPIPLTIAVMPFLPSTKKDAELAHQKKHDVIVHMPMEPMRGAKSWLGPGALMSNLSDEEIRNRVNKAIDDVPHAIGMNNHMGSKITQNPRIMRIVLQVCKERGLFYIDSKTSYRSIVGQVAHDLQVPYIENMVFLDDVHTSSHITKQLRLISEKVKQNEVCVAIGHVGPGGKKVAQAIRNYLPQLQKEATIMQVSRMVKEKQATPTKTDKKTKK from the coding sequence ATGCCGTTGCACATACTAACAAAAAACGTTGTAAAGGTAGGTTTAAGTATGTGGATTGCTTCTAAACTAGGAATAGTCTTGATGCTTTGTGGAGCGCTTGTCAGTTCCTCAGTCACCGCTTCTGAACAAAAGATTCCCGATCCCATGAAAACACGCAAAGTGGCCCTCATTATAGACGATTTTGGCAATAATATGAGGGGAACAGAGGAAATTCTTAATTTACCGATTCCATTAACTATTGCAGTCATGCCATTTTTACCAAGTACAAAAAAAGATGCTGAGTTGGCCCATCAAAAGAAACATGACGTAATTGTTCACATGCCAATGGAACCAATGAGAGGGGCTAAAAGCTGGCTAGGGCCCGGAGCCCTTATGAGTAATTTAAGTGATGAGGAAATCCGCAATCGAGTGAACAAAGCGATTGACGATGTTCCGCACGCAATCGGTATGAATAATCATATGGGGTCGAAAATTACCCAAAATCCACGTATTATGCGGATTGTATTACAGGTATGTAAAGAGCGAGGACTTTTTTACATTGACAGTAAAACCTCTTATAGAAGCATTGTGGGACAGGTCGCTCACGATTTACAGGTTCCTTATATTGAAAACATGGTCTTTTTAGATGATGTGCATACGTCCTCACATATTACGAAGCAACTGAGACTCATTAGTGAAAAAGTAAAACAAAATGAAGTATGTGTTGCTATCGGCCATGTGGGGCCTGGAGGTAAAAAGGTTGCTCAAGCAATCCGCAACTATTTACCTCAATTACAAAAAGAAGCCACAATTATGCAGGTATCCAGAATGGTAAAAGAAAAACAAGCGACACCAACAAAGACAGACAAGAAAACGAAAAAATAA
- a CDS encoding glycoside hydrolase family 3 protein codes for MKRKHIFAYTSVSLILLACFFIPFLSKDRADTMRTTTVSTTHPTDLLLAQNLPETPKTYPATQIQLQALHTYADGRLSKVQANISWSSSNPLVATVTREGLLTIQDKLGQTVVLVSDGTYHDRLVLEKTDKNTVKVITEPQAKYDVISRLLATMSVADKVGQTLMPSFSMYGGKPFQELTPEIANMIKRLQLGGIILFKDSLNETKQIVQLTTALQQSQHKFGLLIGTDQEGGIVSRLKQGTNMPGNMALGATRNPKLAYQAGQVMADELLSLGINLDFAPTIDVNNNSKNPVIGVRSYGESPQLVAEMGTSFIAGMQDAGVVASAKHFPGHGNTSVDSHVGLPVISYGKKQLEQVEFIPFRQAIKQGVDSVLVAHIAFPQLEPTKVESHQKDKSIYLPATLSPKLVQGLLRKEFGYDGLVITDAMDMGGITQHFETVDASIRAMNAGADIILMPPDVEKVSLGMQKAVMSGTIKKERLDEAVRRILTVKMRRGIFAQEQMPHVPILQQIAEKSITSPAHKQVERAIAEQSITVVKNDRILPLHPSPEQRIAVIGSRYTSEMTRAFQKYHQNTVAIKLNHVLKAEQQQQIDRADILMVLPDSFAGGLQPVNQLIKKLIDQKQKPVIMISTRNPYQLTDFQKVPTYVAQYGNADASFQATAAILFGEGKSKGKLPVTIYDTKGNILYPYGHGL; via the coding sequence ATGAAACGGAAGCATATTTTTGCTTATACGTCAGTTAGCTTGATTCTTCTTGCTTGTTTTTTCATTCCCTTCTTATCAAAGGACAGGGCAGATACGATGCGGACAACAACTGTGTCCACGACCCACCCTACAGATTTATTGTTGGCGCAAAATCTGCCTGAAACGCCCAAGACATATCCCGCCACGCAGATTCAATTACAAGCGTTGCATACGTATGCCGATGGTCGCCTATCAAAGGTGCAAGCTAATATAAGCTGGAGCTCTAGCAATCCACTGGTAGCAACCGTTACGAGAGAAGGACTTTTAACCATACAGGATAAATTGGGTCAAACAGTCGTTTTAGTGTCAGATGGGACCTACCATGACCGATTGGTGCTTGAAAAAACGGACAAGAATACTGTGAAAGTCATTACTGAGCCACAGGCCAAATACGATGTTATTTCTCGGCTGCTCGCTACCATGAGCGTGGCTGATAAAGTAGGACAGACATTAATGCCAAGTTTTAGTATGTATGGCGGCAAGCCTTTTCAGGAGTTGACGCCAGAGATTGCAAATATGATAAAGAGACTCCAGCTAGGAGGAATCATTTTATTTAAGGACAGCTTAAATGAGACCAAACAAATTGTTCAATTGACAACTGCTCTACAGCAAAGCCAGCATAAATTCGGCTTACTTATTGGTACAGATCAGGAAGGCGGAATTGTTTCACGACTGAAGCAAGGGACGAATATGCCAGGAAATATGGCATTAGGTGCAACACGAAATCCTAAGCTTGCCTATCAGGCTGGACAAGTAATGGCAGATGAACTCCTTTCACTCGGGATTAATTTAGATTTTGCACCAACCATAGACGTCAATAATAATTCTAAGAACCCAGTGATTGGGGTACGTTCTTATGGTGAAAGCCCACAATTAGTAGCCGAAATGGGTACTTCCTTTATTGCAGGTATGCAGGATGCGGGAGTTGTGGCGAGCGCAAAGCATTTTCCCGGACATGGCAATACATCGGTAGATTCCCATGTTGGTTTACCCGTTATTTCTTATGGGAAAAAGCAGTTGGAGCAAGTAGAGTTTATTCCATTTCGACAAGCAATCAAGCAAGGAGTAGATTCTGTTTTAGTCGCTCATATAGCTTTTCCACAGCTAGAGCCTACAAAGGTAGAATCTCATCAAAAGGACAAATCCATTTATCTACCAGCTACGCTCTCACCTAAGCTCGTCCAAGGGCTATTACGAAAAGAGTTTGGTTATGATGGCTTAGTTATTACGGATGCTATGGATATGGGAGGGATTACACAGCATTTCGAGACTGTAGATGCCAGTATTCGTGCAATGAATGCTGGTGCAGACATTATTTTAATGCCCCCAGATGTTGAAAAGGTTAGTTTAGGAATGCAGAAGGCAGTCATGTCGGGAACAATAAAGAAGGAACGTTTGGATGAAGCAGTTAGACGGATCCTAACAGTAAAGATGAGAAGAGGAATTTTTGCGCAGGAACAGATGCCACATGTTCCTATTCTTCAACAAATCGCAGAGAAATCAATTACTTCACCAGCTCACAAACAAGTGGAGCGAGCTATTGCTGAGCAATCAATCACAGTGGTTAAAAATGATCGGATACTGCCGCTCCATCCTTCTCCTGAACAAAGAATAGCGGTGATTGGGTCACGATATACGAGTGAAATGACTAGGGCATTCCAGAAATATCATCAAAATACAGTAGCCATTAAGCTCAACCATGTGCTCAAAGCTGAGCAACAACAACAAATAGATCGTGCCGACATATTGATGGTTTTACCAGACTCATTCGCAGGAGGCTTACAGCCGGTAAATCAACTCATAAAAAAGCTGATTGACCAGAAGCAAAAGCCGGTAATTATGATTTCTACACGAAACCCATATCAGCTTACTGATTTTCAAAAGGTCCCTACGTATGTGGCGCAATATGGAAATGCAGATGCAAGCTTTCAAGCCACAGCAGCGATTCTGTTTGGTGAAGGGAAATCCAAAGGGAAGCTACCCGTTACAATCTATGATACGAAAGGCAACATTTTGTATCCCTACGGTCATGGACTGTAA
- a CDS encoding exo-beta-N-acetylmuramidase NamZ domain-containing protein, with product MRALRLQGRSVCVLACLLLWVSFFHGSSSILADETKEKHVLAGIDVLLSHPELLHGKKIGLITNQTGVTKDLVTDLDALQQKGLNVVALYGPEHGIWGVKQDGEPTVFPSVSPQIKQHSIPVFELYQKKPEQIATLFAGTDILLFDLQDVGVRYYTYASTLAYVLEAAKLADKPVMVLDRPNPLGGVRIEGPLLEKGWSSFIGMMPIPLRHAMTMGELALFYNEEVMPNKRGGKADLRVIRMQGWKREMTWDQTGLLWVAPSPNLPTVESAWLYAATGLLEGTNLSEGRGTTHPFEWVGAPFIHAHRLRADLVGANLPGIAIREAHMEPMYGKYKGQAIHGVQLYVTDRTAYHSTLTGLTLLQLIKKRYPQHFKWRDDGWIHYMAGTRSLQEAVDQQTQTLQAHNPQQMIQQWRAALHPFVKVRQKYLLYRERGSGKRGEGMRDEVNQAIEQAIKDKIIPGAVVAIITRGKRKIEQAYGHAYLYQNKAGKLAEMPIKMTETHLFDIASLTKLFTAVAIMQLAEKQMLQLDKPVAAYLPAFACKGKQDITIRQLLTHTSGFAPTMRLYRIPGDREQRMKAVLMLGLKNHPGEKMVYSDLNYIVLGYLIEQLTGKRLDQYMQENLFQPLGMKHTGFCPKVHRQKIVATEQQPWTKRDIIWGSVHDEKAWALDGVAGHAGLFSNADDLVRFATMILHNGKVRGKRILKAESVQEMLANQLSDTCPKQMGLGFERNQAWYMGHGFVTPSVGHTGFTGTSLLINQQQQSIVLLLTNRVHPTREKPSLNALRQKIATLAAIEGE from the coding sequence ATGCGAGCTTTACGTCTTCAGGGCAGAAGTGTCTGTGTGCTCGCTTGCTTGCTTTTGTGGGTCAGCTTCTTTCATGGGAGCTCCTCTATCTTAGCTGATGAAACAAAGGAAAAGCATGTCCTTGCTGGGATTGATGTTCTTTTATCACATCCTGAGCTGTTACATGGTAAGAAGATTGGACTTATCACGAATCAGACTGGAGTCACTAAGGATTTGGTTACTGATTTGGACGCCTTACAGCAAAAAGGTCTAAACGTAGTTGCCCTTTATGGTCCAGAGCATGGAATATGGGGGGTAAAGCAGGATGGAGAGCCAACTGTTTTTCCTTCTGTATCGCCACAGATAAAACAACATTCCATTCCAGTATTTGAGCTATATCAAAAGAAACCAGAACAGATTGCGACGCTATTTGCTGGCACGGATATTCTTTTGTTTGATCTACAGGATGTGGGTGTACGCTATTATACTTATGCTTCTACATTGGCTTATGTATTGGAGGCTGCTAAATTAGCTGATAAGCCGGTCATGGTGCTAGATCGTCCCAATCCCTTAGGCGGGGTTAGGATAGAGGGACCTCTACTGGAGAAGGGGTGGAGCTCATTTATCGGAATGATGCCTATTCCTCTGCGCCATGCAATGACGATGGGGGAACTTGCTCTCTTTTATAATGAAGAAGTTATGCCTAACAAGCGTGGAGGAAAGGCAGACCTACGAGTAATTCGAATGCAAGGCTGGAAACGAGAAATGACTTGGGATCAAACTGGATTGTTATGGGTAGCTCCTTCTCCTAATCTACCCACAGTAGAGTCTGCTTGGTTATATGCTGCTACAGGATTGCTAGAAGGAACCAATCTTTCAGAGGGAAGAGGGACTACTCATCCATTCGAATGGGTTGGTGCACCTTTTATTCATGCTCATCGCTTGCGAGCAGATCTTGTTGGGGCAAATCTTCCTGGGATAGCAATTCGTGAAGCACATATGGAACCGATGTACGGTAAATATAAGGGACAAGCCATTCATGGTGTGCAATTGTATGTAACAGATCGAACAGCTTATCATAGCACCTTGACGGGACTCACCTTGCTGCAGCTTATTAAAAAGCGTTATCCCCAGCATTTTAAATGGAGAGACGATGGCTGGATTCATTATATGGCAGGTACGCGCTCCTTGCAGGAAGCAGTTGATCAGCAAACCCAAACCTTACAAGCCCATAATCCCCAGCAGATGATTCAACAATGGAGAGCAGCTCTACATCCATTTGTAAAGGTGCGTCAAAAATATCTGCTGTATCGTGAACGTGGATCAGGGAAACGTGGTGAGGGGATGCGTGATGAAGTGAATCAGGCGATCGAACAGGCCATTAAAGACAAGATTATCCCGGGTGCCGTCGTAGCCATTATTACAAGAGGAAAAAGAAAAATAGAGCAAGCCTATGGACATGCCTATCTATATCAAAACAAAGCTGGTAAATTAGCAGAAATGCCAATCAAAATGACGGAAACACATTTATTTGACATCGCTTCTCTGACAAAGCTATTCACAGCTGTGGCCATTATGCAATTAGCAGAAAAACAAATGTTGCAGCTAGATAAGCCAGTAGCTGCCTATCTTCCCGCTTTTGCGTGTAAGGGAAAGCAGGATATTACGATTCGGCAGCTTTTGACTCATACCTCTGGATTTGCCCCTACTATGCGGCTGTACAGAATACCGGGTGACCGTGAGCAAAGGATGAAGGCTGTACTCATGCTTGGTCTTAAAAATCATCCCGGCGAAAAAATGGTGTATAGTGATCTCAATTATATTGTACTGGGGTATCTGATTGAACAGCTAACAGGGAAACGGCTGGATCAATATATGCAAGAGAATCTATTTCAACCATTGGGAATGAAGCACACAGGATTTTGTCCAAAAGTACATAGGCAGAAAATCGTAGCCACTGAACAGCAACCTTGGACAAAGCGCGACATCATTTGGGGCAGCGTTCATGATGAAAAGGCTTGGGCCTTAGATGGCGTGGCTGGACATGCTGGATTATTTAGCAATGCAGATGATCTAGTACGATTTGCTACGATGATTCTTCACAATGGAAAAGTAAGGGGAAAACGGATACTTAAGGCTGAGAGTGTACAGGAAATGCTCGCGAATCAATTATCAGACACTTGCCCGAAACAAATGGGGCTTGGATTTGAGCGGAATCAAGCCTGGTACATGGGGCATGGTTTTGTCACGCCTAGCGTGGGACATACTGGATTTACGGGCACTTCATTGTTAATCAATCAACAACAACAGTCAATCGTGTTGTTATTAACGAATCGAGTGCATCCGACCAGAGAAAAACCTTCCCTTAATGCGTTGCGCCAAAAAATTGCTACCTTGGCTGCAATAGAAGGGGAGTAA
- a CDS encoding MFS transporter gives MADLEADRPSHSFQNVKTILLWLSFLAFFSVFNETVFNVSLPDIAQQYGLQPAYVNWINTSFMIAFAIGSAVYGKISDTYGVKKLLVIGLLIYSGGSLFGILAQAYFPAVLVARAIQGAGASAVPAIFMVIVVKYINAESRGKAFGMIGSMVAFGEGIGPAIGGMISHHFHWSLLFVLPIITLISLPFFIRVLPNEPARKGKVDIFGAALLSIGIVLFTLYATGDNWFYLLFSLVVLLIFSLYIRRAKQPFIEPALFQNRMFVMGVLAGSILLGTVAGFISMVPYMMRDVYHLSTGMIGGGILFPGTLSVIFFGIMGGSLVDKRGNTFVMYLGAFLIVLSFLVISLFVEKSPWITSIMLIMTFGGLSFVKTVISSSVADTLASEEAGAGMGMLNLSCFLSEGIGVAIVGGLLSKHVLDFPILPTLSVPTAFLYSNVSLVLIVAIMLGVAIYTWTYKRKERF, from the coding sequence ATGGCTGACTTAGAAGCTGATCGACCAAGCCACTCTTTTCAGAACGTAAAAACAATACTCCTGTGGCTTAGCTTTCTTGCTTTTTTTAGCGTTTTTAATGAGACCGTGTTTAATGTATCGCTCCCTGATATTGCCCAGCAATATGGTTTACAGCCCGCTTATGTAAACTGGATCAATACAAGCTTCATGATCGCTTTTGCTATCGGATCTGCCGTATATGGCAAAATATCTGATACCTATGGGGTTAAGAAATTACTTGTGATTGGCCTTTTGATTTACAGTGGGGGTTCACTCTTTGGTATCCTTGCACAAGCTTATTTTCCTGCTGTTCTTGTTGCTCGTGCTATTCAAGGGGCTGGAGCATCTGCGGTACCGGCTATCTTCATGGTAATTGTGGTAAAGTATATCAATGCAGAAAGCCGGGGCAAGGCTTTTGGTATGATCGGTTCTATGGTTGCCTTTGGTGAGGGAATTGGGCCTGCTATCGGTGGAATGATTTCACATCATTTCCACTGGTCCCTCCTGTTTGTTCTACCGATTATCACACTGATCTCTCTCCCGTTCTTTATACGAGTGCTACCAAACGAGCCCGCTCGTAAGGGAAAAGTCGATATATTTGGAGCAGCATTGCTTTCCATTGGGATTGTATTGTTTACCTTATATGCAACGGGAGATAACTGGTTCTATTTACTATTCAGCCTTGTCGTGCTGCTGATATTTTCTCTGTATATCCGTCGTGCAAAACAACCATTTATTGAACCTGCTCTGTTTCAAAATCGAATGTTTGTAATGGGTGTTTTGGCAGGAAGCATCTTATTAGGAACGGTTGCTGGCTTCATTTCAATGGTTCCTTATATGATGAGGGATGTCTATCATTTGTCAACAGGAATGATCGGTGGCGGCATCCTGTTTCCCGGTACACTCAGCGTTATTTTCTTCGGTATTATGGGCGGAAGTCTTGTGGACAAAAGAGGAAATACGTTTGTCATGTACCTTGGAGCCTTTTTGATTGTGCTAAGCTTCCTCGTTATTTCATTGTTCGTAGAGAAGTCACCGTGGATAACATCCATTATGCTGATCATGACTTTTGGAGGCCTCTCATTTGTTAAAACCGTGATCTCCTCCAGCGTTGCAGACACACTCGCATCTGAGGAAGCTGGTGCGGGAATGGGAATGCTTAACCTTTCGTGCTTTTTATCAGAAGGAATTGGGGTAGCGATTGTGGGCGGTCTGTTATCGAAGCACGTACTTGATTTTCCTATACTTCCTACTCTGTCTGTTCCTACTGCTTTTTTATATAGCAATGTATCGCTCGTTTTAATCGTTGCTATTATGCTTGGAGTCGCAATATACACATGGACTTACAAACGAAAGGAACGATTCTAG